A genomic stretch from Bacillus marinisedimentorum includes:
- the dgoD gene encoding galactonate dehydratase, with translation MKITKLETFVVPPRWLFLKIETDEGLFGWGEPVIEGRAETVRAAVDELSDYLIGKDPLRIEDHWQVMYRGGFYRGGPIHMSAIAGIDQALWDIKGKFYNAPVHELMGGACRDTVRVYSWIGGDRPSDVGLAARKAKEAGFTAVKMNGTEELQYIDSHKKVDEAIARIAAVREAVGDDFGIGIDFHGRVHKPMAKILAKELEPFRPMFIEEPVLPENNEALRDIARITNIPIATGERMYSRWDFKKVLEDGYVDIIQPDLSHAGGITESKKIFGMAEAYDVAVAPHCPLGPIALASCLQVDATSHNVFIQEQSLGIHYNQGSDLLDYLTDKSVFDYKEGYVENLKGPGLGVSIDEEYVRKQAETAHRWRNPVWRHKDGTVAEW, from the coding sequence ATGAAAATCACGAAACTCGAAACCTTCGTTGTGCCGCCACGGTGGCTGTTTCTGAAAATAGAAACCGATGAAGGCCTGTTCGGCTGGGGTGAACCGGTCATAGAGGGCAGGGCGGAAACCGTAAGAGCGGCAGTGGATGAACTGAGCGATTATTTGATCGGCAAGGATCCGCTTCGCATCGAGGATCACTGGCAGGTCATGTACCGCGGCGGTTTTTATCGCGGCGGCCCCATCCATATGAGTGCAATAGCGGGAATCGACCAGGCACTTTGGGATATCAAAGGAAAGTTTTACAACGCTCCTGTCCATGAATTGATGGGAGGCGCCTGCCGGGATACTGTAAGGGTTTATTCCTGGATTGGCGGAGACCGCCCGTCTGATGTCGGGCTTGCAGCCAGAAAAGCAAAAGAAGCCGGCTTTACGGCGGTTAAAATGAATGGAACGGAAGAACTGCAGTATATTGATTCACACAAAAAAGTGGATGAAGCGATTGCCCGAATTGCTGCAGTAAGGGAAGCGGTTGGAGACGATTTTGGAATCGGCATCGATTTTCACGGCCGTGTACATAAGCCGATGGCAAAAATACTTGCAAAAGAACTGGAACCATTCCGGCCGATGTTCATCGAAGAACCGGTCCTGCCTGAAAATAACGAAGCGCTGAGGGATATTGCCCGTATTACGAACATTCCGATCGCAACAGGTGAAAGGATGTATTCACGCTGGGACTTCAAAAAAGTGCTGGAAGACGGTTATGTTGACATCATCCAGCCGGATCTTTCCCACGCCGGGGGCATTACGGAGTCTAAAAAGATTTTTGGAATGGCGGAAGCCTATGATGTTGCAGTAGCGCCGCATTGTCCTCTGGGTCCGATTGCGCTTGCATCCTGCCTGCAGGTGGATGCGACATCACATAACGTATTCATTCAGGAGCAAAGCCTCGGCATTCATTACAACCAGGGCAGTGATCTATTAGATTACTTAACAGACAAGTCGGTGTTTGATTACAAAGAAGGGTATGTAGAAAACTTGAAAGGGCCGGGCCTCGGTGTTTCCATCGATGAAGAATATGTCCGTAAGCAGGCCGAAACCGCACACCGCTGGCGGAATCCGGTGTGGCGGCACAAAGATGGAACCGTTGCTGAATGGTAG
- a CDS encoding RiPP maturation radical SAM C-methyltransferase, whose product MKAALINMPFGSLYRPSIGLSLLKAGLTQRDIECDVHYLNLKFAEQISPELYDGIAEGTIFSSNALAGEVVFSQSLFGKDTLDAYIEEAKVKLGNSEADFEIIREVRTHVERFLDACLSEIDWSQYSVIGFTSVFEQNVASISFAKRLKEKYPEKFIIFGGANCEETMGEELIQQFPFIDAVCSGEGDQSFITFLTEWNKNKKVPKINGIRLQRSSNDSAPPISPAAVKLDEIPYPDYTDYFEQFVSCSYGDQVSKTRFLFESSRGCWWGQKHHCVFCGLNGTNLNFRSKSADRALEELIYLSNKYKDYTSKAAAVDNIIDMGYFKSVLPALKEKGLDLDMFYETKANLKKSQVELFRDAKFRSIQPGIESLQTSVLELMNKGVTMLQNIQLLKWSKEYGVFPVWNILYGFPKENPEEYERLPEVVEKITHLTPPGSVAKIRLDRFSPYFNDYERNGLTNVRAMWPYKYIYSGLDQAGLNRIAYHFDYDYAEPRNPGEYTIPMRKAVAAWTKTHASSDLFFVDNGRELLIVDMRKENDIQMTVLKEEKRQLYLALDSARNLASAYKDVQNAGYDITIDESEKIVREFVNKALVLEEKNRYISLALDCKIYSPKKAALVRLAEWNEKQKEQRPVHA is encoded by the coding sequence ATGAAAGCAGCGCTTATTAATATGCCCTTTGGTTCGTTATACAGGCCTTCCATCGGATTGAGTCTGCTGAAAGCAGGGTTGACGCAGCGGGATATCGAGTGTGATGTGCACTATCTGAATCTGAAGTTCGCCGAGCAAATTTCACCTGAGTTATACGATGGAATTGCTGAAGGGACCATCTTTTCAAGCAATGCCCTGGCAGGTGAAGTCGTCTTTTCTCAATCTCTATTCGGCAAAGATACCCTGGACGCCTACATAGAAGAAGCGAAAGTGAAGCTTGGGAATTCAGAAGCTGATTTTGAGATCATCCGTGAAGTAAGAACACACGTTGAACGGTTCCTGGACGCATGCTTGTCCGAAATCGATTGGAGCCAGTACTCAGTAATCGGCTTCACGAGTGTTTTCGAACAAAACGTTGCTTCAATCAGTTTCGCGAAAAGATTGAAAGAAAAATACCCGGAAAAATTCATCATATTCGGAGGAGCCAACTGTGAGGAAACGATGGGGGAAGAACTGATTCAACAATTCCCATTCATCGATGCTGTCTGTTCGGGTGAAGGCGATCAGTCATTCATTACGTTCCTCACTGAATGGAACAAAAACAAGAAGGTGCCAAAAATTAACGGGATCCGGCTGCAACGTTCCTCCAATGATAGCGCCCCTCCGATATCGCCAGCAGCCGTAAAACTCGATGAAATTCCTTATCCCGATTACACCGACTATTTCGAGCAATTTGTGAGCTGCAGCTACGGGGACCAGGTCAGTAAAACCCGTTTCCTGTTCGAGTCCTCAAGAGGATGCTGGTGGGGACAGAAACATCACTGCGTCTTTTGCGGCCTTAATGGAACGAATTTGAACTTCCGGAGCAAGTCGGCAGACAGGGCGCTGGAAGAATTGATTTACCTCAGCAACAAATATAAGGACTACACGTCAAAAGCCGCTGCCGTCGATAACATTATCGATATGGGTTACTTCAAAAGCGTGCTGCCGGCTTTGAAGGAAAAGGGCCTGGATCTGGATATGTTTTATGAAACGAAAGCGAATTTGAAAAAGAGCCAGGTGGAACTGTTTCGGGACGCCAAGTTCAGATCGATCCAGCCGGGGATCGAAAGCCTGCAGACCTCTGTTCTCGAACTGATGAACAAAGGTGTCACGATGCTGCAGAATATCCAGCTGTTGAAATGGTCGAAAGAGTATGGGGTGTTCCCGGTCTGGAACATTTTGTACGGCTTTCCGAAAGAGAATCCGGAAGAATATGAACGTTTGCCTGAGGTCGTCGAAAAGATCACCCATCTGACCCCGCCGGGCAGCGTCGCAAAAATCCGGCTTGACCGTTTCAGTCCGTATTTCAACGATTATGAACGGAACGGTCTTACAAATGTCCGGGCGATGTGGCCGTATAAGTACATTTACAGCGGGCTGGATCAAGCCGGGCTGAACCGGATCGCTTATCATTTCGATTATGATTACGCGGAACCGCGCAATCCGGGTGAGTATACAATTCCTATGCGCAAGGCGGTTGCTGCGTGGACGAAAACACATGCGAGCAGTGATTTATTCTTTGTTGATAACGGCAGGGAATTGCTGATTGTGGATATGAGGAAAGAGAACGACATTCAGATGACAGTTTTAAAAGAAGAAAAACGGCAGCTTTACCTGGCATTGGATTCAGCCAGAAATCTAGCGAGTGCATATAAAGACGTTCAGAATGCCGGTTACGACATTACGATCGATGAATCGGAAAAGATTGTCCGTGAGTTTGTCAACAAAGCATTGGTGCTTGAGGAGAAAAACAGATACATCAGCCTGGCGCTTGACTGCAAGATTTACAGTCCGAAAAAAGCCGCATTGGTGCGGCTGGCCGAGTGGAACGAAAAACAAAAAGAACAGCGTCCGGTTCATGCTTGA
- a CDS encoding M16 family metallopeptidase, with protein MYYESISKGMLENCMKVIVRRTKQSRNLSIGMYVNHGSKDENNENNGISHFIEHMAFSHENMNHSAKQMVGNLLDNGALYEAYTNKEMTRCCITSQRNYRSDIIKALAEIVKLQHIPEERIDHERAIILQEAETYFASSKVKTELAERALWGDRSLGLFVIGNQQNIARFSKEEIESRFKQYYSPSNTLIVIQGDVDPDETLGQIAHEFDFWKSEPASNPSPQLEVSPSVMGIGNADRVNLTATFVGPSFRSRKRYAMALLSDILGDGLKSRLFMELREKRELVYSVYSYALSYGLGGYMAIDFNCKKESLEESFKVVMDIINDIKQNGVTNEELERARASRITSTLQIPNDAVRHLNTTGRYALYNKDFFVDNEVFDLMSVTEEEVREVAREMCDQSNMALSAVGTDSESLLALL; from the coding sequence TTGTACTATGAATCGATTTCCAAAGGGATGCTTGAAAACTGTATGAAAGTGATTGTCAGAAGGACGAAACAATCCCGCAATCTATCAATCGGAATGTATGTGAACCACGGCTCAAAAGACGAAAACAATGAAAATAACGGGATATCCCACTTTATTGAACACATGGCGTTCAGCCATGAGAACATGAACCATTCTGCTAAACAAATGGTGGGGAACCTGCTCGACAACGGTGCGTTATATGAAGCCTATACAAATAAGGAAATGACAAGGTGCTGCATCACGTCGCAGCGGAATTACCGCTCTGATATCATTAAAGCTTTAGCTGAAATCGTTAAGCTCCAACATATCCCGGAAGAACGAATCGATCATGAACGGGCGATCATCTTACAGGAAGCCGAAACCTACTTCGCTTCATCGAAAGTGAAAACTGAGCTTGCGGAACGGGCGCTCTGGGGTGACCGCTCCCTCGGGCTGTTTGTGATCGGGAACCAGCAAAATATTGCCCGGTTTTCCAAAGAGGAAATCGAAAGCCGATTCAAGCAGTACTATTCACCAAGCAACACCCTCATTGTCATTCAAGGGGATGTCGATCCTGATGAAACGCTTGGCCAGATCGCTCATGAATTCGACTTCTGGAAAAGCGAACCGGCAAGCAACCCGTCCCCGCAGCTTGAAGTGTCCCCAAGTGTGATGGGGATCGGAAATGCCGATCGAGTCAATTTGACAGCTACATTCGTCGGGCCTTCCTTCCGGTCGCGGAAGAGGTACGCCATGGCGCTGCTTTCAGATATATTGGGTGATGGATTGAAATCGAGGCTTTTCATGGAACTGAGAGAAAAAAGAGAACTGGTCTATTCCGTTTATTCCTATGCATTAAGCTATGGCCTGGGCGGTTATATGGCAATTGATTTTAATTGCAAAAAAGAGTCCCTGGAAGAAAGTTTCAAGGTCGTTATGGACATCATCAATGATATTAAACAGAACGGAGTGACGAATGAAGAGCTGGAGCGGGCCCGCGCTTCCCGCATCACATCCACCCTGCAGATCCCGAATGACGCAGTGCGGCATCTGAATACAACCGGCCGCTATGCGCTGTATAATAAAGATTTTTTCGTGGATAATGAAGTGTTTGACTTAATGAGTGTAACGGAGGAAGAAGTCCGCGAGGTTGCCAGAGAAATGTGTGATCAGTCAAATATGGCTTTGTCTGCAGTAGGCACAGATTCCGAGTCGCTGCTGGCCCTACTATAA
- a CDS encoding helix-turn-helix domain-containing protein, with protein MSTVSKNIEYYRKQAGMTRKDLAAGICDESTLYRIEKGAQNPRLDLLYDICRKLKVPIDFVISDLHYNDLMEIERYKNLCRELTYNEDYEALTLTIEEFDKLLDLYKHQAEYASTKRFITWHKAVLLHMKENNPAEAEDQLKSIYEQRLRTELDIGICNSLGLVKLNRQGVAAAINYFKKAYSAIEDLPFKSDFTLAPRVAYNLAYCHYYNGNLHEAITLAYKIIEMLEKKQLSFIMGKTKHMLGKINMKLGDYEQAREYLIEAKFLFRLEKNEAHYRKTEADLDEVQELIKGGN; from the coding sequence ATGAGTACCGTAAGTAAGAATATCGAATACTATAGAAAACAGGCGGGAATGACCAGAAAAGACCTGGCCGCTGGAATCTGTGACGAATCGACTTTATACCGGATCGAAAAAGGGGCGCAAAACCCGAGGCTTGACCTGCTCTATGACATTTGCCGAAAACTGAAGGTCCCGATTGACTTCGTCATTAGCGACCTTCATTATAACGACCTGATGGAAATTGAACGATATAAAAATTTATGCCGTGAACTTACATACAACGAAGATTACGAAGCTCTCACGCTAACAATTGAGGAATTCGATAAGCTTTTAGACCTTTATAAGCATCAGGCGGAATATGCGAGCACAAAACGTTTCATCACATGGCACAAAGCCGTACTGCTGCACATGAAAGAAAATAATCCGGCAGAAGCGGAAGACCAGCTGAAAAGCATCTATGAACAACGGCTCAGAACAGAACTGGACATCGGCATCTGCAATTCGCTCGGTCTTGTCAAACTGAACCGGCAAGGTGTCGCGGCTGCCATCAACTATTTCAAAAAAGCCTATTCAGCCATCGAGGATTTGCCGTTCAAAAGTGATTTCACACTCGCTCCCAGGGTGGCTTATAACCTGGCCTACTGTCACTACTATAACGGAAACCTGCATGAGGCCATCACCCTTGCATACAAAATCATTGAAATGCTGGAAAAGAAGCAGCTGAGTTTTATTATGGGGAAAACGAAGCATATGCTGGGAAAAATCAATATGAAATTGGGTGACTACGAACAGGCGAGGGAATATTTGATCGAAGCGAAGTTTTTGTTTCGGCTGGAAAAGAATGAGGCCCATTATAGGAAGACGGAAGCGGATTTGGATGAGGTTCAGGAGCTGATTAAGGGTGGGAATTGA
- a CDS encoding HPr family phosphocarrier protein, with product MSESIRENVPVQISDELTIVDLSALTQKYKSEIYLKKVVRGSVIEVSLKSFLGLITLQLQNGDEITIRAVGEDSEEAVAEVETFFS from the coding sequence ATGTCTGAAAGTATAAGAGAAAATGTGCCTGTCCAAATATCTGATGAGCTAACGATTGTTGACTTAAGTGCTCTCACCCAGAAATACAAATCGGAAATTTACTTAAAAAAAGTTGTAAGAGGATCGGTGATTGAAGTAAGCCTTAAAAGCTTCCTCGGTTTAATCACCCTGCAGCTGCAAAACGGCGATGAAATCACCATCCGTGCTGTAGGGGAAGACAGCGAAGAAGCGGTTGCTGAAGTGGAGACGTTTTTTAGTTAA
- a CDS encoding sugar kinase: MKGLDVVTFGETMVLFTPDQMLPLEYVPGFNKQLGGAESNVAIGLQRLGHRVGWFSKLGNDPFGRYLLHFIRGEGVDTSSCLFTDEAPTGVFFKEKRSPENINVYYYRKNSAASLLGPEDLDEEYIANAKILHLTGITPALSSFCKEAVFKAIDIAKKHGVKVVFDPNLRLKLWDAETARQTFLEMAGKADVILPGLDEGQFMTGKETPEEIADILAGGTEKTIVIKLGKKGAFYKTPQGSGYVSGYPVKQVVDPVGAGDGFAAGIISGILRNEPIDRAVKRANAIGAIVVGIPGDVEGLPREDEVEAYMNQDGNERDVIR; encoded by the coding sequence ATGAAAGGATTAGATGTTGTAACGTTCGGAGAAACAATGGTGCTGTTTACGCCCGATCAGATGCTGCCGCTTGAATATGTGCCGGGGTTCAATAAACAGCTTGGCGGGGCCGAATCGAATGTTGCGATCGGCCTCCAGCGTCTCGGTCACAGAGTCGGCTGGTTCAGCAAACTTGGAAACGATCCTTTCGGAAGATATCTGTTGCATTTCATACGCGGGGAAGGTGTTGATACATCTTCCTGCCTTTTTACAGACGAGGCTCCGACAGGCGTATTCTTTAAAGAAAAGCGCTCTCCGGAAAACATCAATGTGTATTATTACAGGAAAAATTCCGCTGCCAGCTTACTCGGGCCTGAAGACCTGGATGAAGAATATATTGCAAATGCCAAAATCCTTCATTTGACCGGCATAACACCCGCTCTCAGCAGTTTTTGCAAAGAGGCGGTTTTCAAGGCAATTGATATTGCAAAAAAACATGGTGTGAAGGTTGTATTTGATCCGAATCTCCGTTTGAAGCTCTGGGACGCTGAAACTGCCAGGCAAACATTTCTGGAAATGGCCGGAAAAGCAGACGTAATCCTTCCCGGCCTGGATGAAGGGCAATTCATGACAGGGAAAGAAACGCCTGAAGAAATAGCCGATATCCTTGCAGGCGGTACAGAAAAAACGATTGTCATCAAGCTCGGTAAAAAGGGTGCTTTTTATAAAACGCCGCAGGGATCCGGTTACGTGTCCGGCTATCCTGTTAAGCAAGTCGTCGACCCTGTCGGAGCAGGGGACGGCTTTGCGGCAGGCATCATAAGCGGAATTCTCAGAAATGAGCCGATTGACCGAGCCGTTAAACGCGCCAATGCAATCGGAGCAATCGTTGTGGGTATTCCCGGCGATGTTGAAGGCTTGCCCCGTGAAGATGAAGTGGAAGCATACATGAACCAGGATGGAAATGAAAGAGATGTCATCAGATAA
- a CDS encoding bifunctional 4-hydroxy-2-oxoglutarate aldolase/2-dehydro-3-deoxy-phosphogluconate aldolase: protein MNKWANLEKIKESGLVAVIRRPKASQINGIAEALVDGGVGALEITADTPGAFDMIRSIKKEYGNRVLVGAGTVLDAITAKTAIDAGSDFVFSPNFDEETIRVTNQYGRISIPGVLTPTEIVSAYAAGADLLKIFPADSLGENYIKNLQGPLGHIPMMPTGGVSADNAEHFIRSGAVALGAGGSLVDKKAIEQGDYGKLTEIARQFTAAIKRGRAR, encoded by the coding sequence ATGAATAAGTGGGCAAACCTTGAAAAAATAAAAGAATCAGGCCTTGTAGCGGTCATTCGCAGGCCGAAAGCGAGCCAGATCAATGGGATTGCGGAAGCACTGGTTGACGGCGGTGTCGGTGCTCTGGAAATAACAGCCGATACACCGGGTGCTTTTGACATGATCCGCAGCATCAAAAAAGAATATGGGAACAGAGTGCTTGTCGGTGCCGGTACAGTTCTTGATGCGATCACAGCGAAAACGGCCATTGACGCAGGTTCGGATTTTGTCTTTTCCCCCAACTTCGATGAGGAAACGATCCGTGTGACCAATCAGTATGGCAGGATTTCAATCCCGGGTGTGCTGACGCCGACTGAAATCGTGAGTGCGTATGCGGCCGGTGCCGATCTATTGAAAATTTTTCCGGCTGATTCACTGGGGGAAAATTACATTAAGAACCTTCAAGGCCCGCTCGGCCATATTCCGATGATGCCGACAGGCGGCGTCTCGGCTGATAATGCGGAGCATTTCATCCGCAGCGGTGCAGTTGCGCTCGGTGCCGGCGGTTCTCTTGTTGATAAGAAGGCAATCGAACAGGGAGACTACGGCAAACTAACAGAAATCGCAAGACAGTTTACGGCAGCAATCAAGCGGGGCAGAGCCCGGTAA
- a CDS encoding AEC family transporter, giving the protein MTIFIEVVLPVLLIFAAAFGLQKWKRIDIRSVSTVAIYILTPALVFPTFYKADLNRDYLNMVIFALILLAVILIIVTVYSKIMRYSESVESGLILSTAFMNAGNFGSPIILFAYGQRGFDYSVSFLVLQAIIMNFFGIYYAARGGAGVKLALKTVMQMPPTYATIIALIMNVFDIGMPANIMSAIELVAKAAIPMVMLILGMQLAEIQLKNLQWSKITFGTITRLFLSPVIAYIIIQFFPMDPLLEKVLIVSAAMPSAATTTMFAVQYDSEPDLVSSITLITTLVSIVTITLLLGIMG; this is encoded by the coding sequence ATGACTATTTTCATAGAAGTGGTGCTGCCCGTATTGTTAATCTTCGCGGCGGCATTCGGGCTGCAGAAGTGGAAACGGATCGATATTCGATCTGTTTCAACTGTGGCTATTTACATTCTGACACCGGCACTCGTTTTTCCGACTTTCTATAAAGCAGATCTGAACAGGGATTACTTGAATATGGTCATTTTCGCACTGATTTTGCTGGCTGTGATTTTGATTATCGTTACAGTCTACAGCAAAATCATGCGTTATTCGGAATCGGTGGAAAGCGGGCTGATCTTATCGACAGCGTTTATGAATGCCGGCAATTTCGGTTCCCCGATCATCTTATTCGCCTATGGGCAGAGAGGATTCGACTATTCGGTATCATTTCTTGTCCTGCAGGCGATCATCATGAATTTCTTTGGCATTTACTATGCCGCACGGGGCGGAGCAGGTGTCAAACTCGCCCTGAAGACGGTGATGCAAATGCCGCCGACCTATGCGACAATTATTGCCTTAATCATGAACGTTTTTGATATTGGCATGCCTGCCAATATCATGTCAGCGATCGAACTGGTTGCCAAAGCTGCCATCCCGATGGTGATGCTGATCCTTGGCATGCAGCTGGCTGAAATCCAGTTAAAAAACCTGCAATGGTCAAAAATAACGTTTGGAACCATTACCCGGCTTTTCCTTTCGCCTGTCATTGCCTATATCATCATCCAATTTTTCCCGATGGACCCGCTGCTTGAAAAAGTGCTGATCGTTTCAGCTGCGATGCCGTCGGCAGCAACGACGACGATGTTCGCCGTGCAATATGATTCCGAGCCTGATCTTGTTTCTAGTATTACGTTAATTACGACATTAGTGAGTATCGTGACGATTACACTCCTTTTAGGCATCATGGGATAA
- a CDS encoding dihydrodipicolinate synthase family protein gives MEKKPAFTGIIPPVSTIFDDQGNFDKNGTATLIDFLIEQEVDGLFFLGTGGEFSQMSVQERKEVAEFAVDYVNGRLPVLIGTGSTSTREVIDLSLHAKETGADGVVVINPYYWPLSEEHLYAHYRDIALAVDLPILLYNFPNLTGQDLSPDFVRRLAEEFGNIAGIKETVDTAGHIREVILKVKPIRPDFSVLAGFDDHLLNTLSLGGDGAISASGNFAPELTIGILRAFREGNMEKAVELHQKLAPIPLMYKIDSPFVNVIKEAIKLKGLDISTNVLPPARPLGEEKISELRAVLQQAGLL, from the coding sequence ATGGAAAAGAAACCGGCTTTTACAGGCATTATTCCACCTGTATCAACGATTTTTGATGATCAGGGGAACTTTGATAAAAACGGAACAGCAACGTTGATTGATTTTTTGATTGAACAAGAGGTTGACGGATTGTTCTTCCTCGGCACAGGCGGCGAATTCAGCCAGATGTCCGTTCAGGAAAGAAAGGAAGTCGCTGAATTTGCTGTTGACTATGTGAACGGGAGGCTGCCGGTCCTGATTGGTACAGGCAGCACCAGCACACGGGAGGTCATTGACCTGTCCCTCCATGCCAAAGAAACGGGGGCAGATGGTGTTGTTGTCATCAATCCATACTACTGGCCTCTTTCAGAAGAGCATTTGTATGCCCATTATCGTGATATAGCCCTGGCGGTAGACTTGCCTATTTTGCTTTATAATTTTCCAAATCTCACCGGCCAGGACCTGTCACCGGATTTTGTCCGGCGTCTTGCTGAAGAATTCGGCAACATCGCAGGAATTAAAGAAACTGTTGATACAGCCGGGCATATCCGTGAAGTCATCTTAAAAGTGAAGCCGATCCGTCCGGATTTTTCAGTCCTTGCAGGGTTTGATGATCATTTGCTCAATACCCTCAGTCTTGGCGGGGACGGTGCCATTTCGGCTAGCGGCAACTTCGCGCCTGAATTGACAATCGGCATTTTGCGGGCATTTCGGGAAGGAAACATGGAAAAAGCGGTTGAGCTTCATCAAAAACTCGCCCCTATTCCGTTAATGTACAAAATCGATTCACCATTCGTGAATGTAATCAAAGAAGCCATCAAGCTGAAGGGACTGGATATCTCCACTAACGTCCTGCCGCCGGCAAGACCGCTCGGTGAAGAGAAAATCAGTGAGCTTCGGGCAGTACTGCAGCAAGCCGGCCTTCTTTAA
- a CDS encoding C-terminal binding protein, whose product MSTFKVVVTDYEFKSFQPEKEVLDHPDIDLQFAQCTTEDEVIEAAQDADALINQYAPISRKVIESLENCKVISRYGIGFNTIDIEAATEKGIVVGNVTDYCLDEVSDHAFALLLSLARKVTLLNNEVKDGNWDFKAGSPIFRLRGRTLGLVGLGNIPQTLARKAQAFGIEVAAYDPFIPEETAAALNVKLLELDELCERSDFVSVHAPLNEHTKGMMSTEQFKKMKNEAFIINTARGPVIDEKALILALQEGEIAGAGLDVVEQEPIEKDNPLLEMPNVILNPHVAWYSEESQTELKRKTAQNVADVFKGYFPDYLVNRDVKDKVELKEKNA is encoded by the coding sequence GTGAGTACATTTAAAGTGGTTGTGACCGATTATGAATTTAAAAGCTTTCAGCCTGAAAAAGAAGTGCTCGACCACCCGGATATCGATCTTCAATTTGCACAGTGCACAACAGAGGACGAAGTCATAGAGGCGGCGCAAGATGCAGATGCTCTGATCAATCAATACGCGCCAATTTCCAGGAAGGTAATCGAAAGCCTGGAAAACTGCAAAGTCATATCCCGATATGGAATTGGCTTTAACACGATTGATATTGAAGCAGCAACGGAAAAAGGCATTGTCGTCGGAAATGTCACCGATTACTGCCTTGATGAAGTTTCAGACCATGCATTTGCGCTATTATTGTCCCTTGCCCGCAAGGTGACATTGCTGAACAATGAGGTGAAGGACGGGAACTGGGATTTCAAAGCAGGCTCTCCGATTTTCCGCCTGCGCGGCAGGACGCTTGGATTGGTCGGGCTGGGCAACATTCCGCAGACACTTGCCCGCAAAGCGCAGGCATTCGGGATTGAAGTTGCCGCTTATGATCCGTTCATACCGGAGGAAACTGCAGCGGCCTTGAATGTGAAACTTCTTGAACTTGATGAACTGTGTGAGAGGTCTGATTTTGTCTCTGTCCATGCTCCGTTGAACGAACATACAAAAGGGATGATGAGTACAGAGCAGTTTAAAAAGATGAAAAATGAAGCATTCATCATCAATACAGCCCGTGGCCCGGTCATTGATGAAAAGGCATTGATCCTGGCGCTTCAAGAAGGCGAAATCGCCGGTGCCGGCCTGGATGTCGTTGAACAGGAGCCGATTGAAAAGGATAACCCGCTGCTTGAGATGCCGAATGTCATCCTGAATCCGCACGTTGCCTGGTACTCCGAAGAGTCGCAGACAGAGCTGAAAAGAAAAACAGCCCAAAATGTCGCTGATGTTTTTAAAGGCTATTTTCCTGATTATCTTGTAAACAGAGATGTGAAGGATAAAGTAGAGTTGAAGGAAAAAAACGCATAA